One Castanea sativa cultivar Marrone di Chiusa Pesio chromosome 4, ASM4071231v1 DNA window includes the following coding sequences:
- the LOC142630640 gene encoding rac-like GTP-binding protein 3, giving the protein MASSASRFIKCVTVGDGAVGKTCMLICYTSNKFPTDYIPTVFDNFSANVVVEGTTVNLGLWDTAGQEDYNRLRPLSYRGGDVFVLAFSLVSRASYENVLKKWIPELQHYAPGIPVVLVGTKLDLREDKHYLADHPGMLPVTTAQGEELRKQIGAAYYIECSSKTQQNVKAVFDAAIKVVIKPPQKQKEKKKKPRRGCLLNVFRGSSFVCLK; this is encoded by the exons ATGGCTTCAAGTGCTTCAAGGTTCATCAAGTGTGTGACAGTTGGAGATGGGGCTGTTGGGAAGACCTGCATGCTTATTTGCTATACAAGTAACAAATTCCCCACT GATTATATACCCACAGTGTTTGATAACTTCAGTGCAAATGTGGTGGTTGAAGGCACCACTGTTAACTTAGGACTCTGGGACACAGCTG GGCAAGAGGATTACAATAGATTAAGGCCATTGAGCTACAGAGGGGGAGATGTCTTTGTCTTAGCTTTCTCACTAGTTAGTCGTGCAAGCTACGAAAACGTACTTAAAAAG TGGATCCCTGAACTTCAGCATTATGCCCCTGGCATTCCCGTGGTTCTGGTTGGCACCAAATTGG ATCTTCGTGAGGATAAGCACTATTTGGCTGATCATCCAGGAATGCTGCCTGTGACGACTGCACAG GGTGAGGAACTCCGTAAACAGATTGGTGCTGCATATTATATAGAATGCAGCTCAAAAACTCAGCAG AATGTGAAAGCAGTTTTTGATGCTGCAATCAAGGTGGTTATCAAGCCACCACAGaagcaaaaagagaagaagaaaaagccaCGTCGCGGATGCCTATT AAATGTTTTTCGTGGGAGCAGTTTCGTGTGTCTCAAATGA
- the LOC142630766 gene encoding uncharacterized protein LOC142630766 produces the protein MLQKVHDGSSGGGGGGDGEERKSTTRHMWTCVPTRPANLIPADASSSSFVSQPNSFFKDGRKISVGDCALFKPPQDSPPFIGIIRCLTTSKEDKLKLGVNWLYRPAEVKLGKGVLLEAAPNEIFYSFHKDEIPAASLLHPCKVAFLPKGVELPSGISSFVCRQVYDITNKCLWWLTDQDYINERQEEVDQLLENTRIEMHATLQPGGRSPKPMSGPTSTSQLKAGSDSVQNSASSIPSQVKGKKRERGDQSTEPVKRERTTKTDDADSGHSRLDSNLKSETAKITEKGGLIDSEGVDRLLQLMLPDRNEKKVDLAGRSMLAGVIAATDKHDCLSRFVQLRGLPVFDEWLQEVHKGKIGDASGLKDGDKSVEDFLLVLLRALDKLPVNLQALQMCNIGKSVNHLRTHKNLEIQKKARSLVDTWKKRVEQEMNINDAKSGSNQAVTWSGRSRLPEVSPGGNRQSGASTDVAVKSPAQLSASKTAPVKVVQGESTPRSASASPGSMKTVPSTAPASTNLKDGQGRNAVGFASDPPQATVKDEKSSSSSQSHNSQSCSSDHTKTGLSGKEDARSPTAGSMSGNKTSGGSSRHRKSINGLPGSALSGVQRESCSSRSSTQKHLASEKQLQSGLPCEKALDGPVNDGNGHKLIVKIPNRVRSPAQSASGASFEDPSLLHSRASSPVLSEKHDQFDRSLKEKSDAYRANITSVVKTESWQSNDFKDVLTGSDEGDGSPPAITDEERCRSGDDSKKWTEAKAASTSSGNEHKLGNPEEGSLRSINALIESCVKYSEANASISIGDDGGMNLLASVAAGEMSKSDVVSPADSPQRNMLAVEHSCSGSDSKVKSSPADDLARNRSRSNDGADVEHEKQGLISSNVGPKIVEGNSASLMSEEKVVEGHSGSFHSSSKDLQQTADPCVESNGKSTEMTVPASVASPAITVEKTMDVEGGKHLEEKRAVDGVNADAIPDAKEKVSDSLSDRDKVDVSARLEVHNEVIEGSSSHPSLEIDGDDKKFVNEGLNSGVKTEQKPPALMIHSESVKGTNEEVLHPSGGGKDLVPGNVNELKTEKTKETDVRSNVNLTEIRSNMQEGNAPTIPENQIVGLGSAITDREGEYLDEKLESKERFVQRGRPVPHKVSRALPVQETECEQSRGSKLTGMEVDDTEECTSTTADAASMSAAVASDMEARMEFDLNEGFASDDGKLGEASNLTAKECSTALRLVSPFPISSVTSGLPASITVAAAAKGPFVPPDDLLKSKGELGWKGSAATSAFRPAEPRKAPEMPHGTANIPLPDATVGKQSRPPLDIDLNFPDERILEDLACRDSAPEPGTLSGPINNPEMAREELMGTAPVRFSGVLDLDLNRVDDASDTGNYLTSNSRRTDVPLVPVKSSSSPLNGAVSVRRDFDLNDGPVVDEMSAEPSPFSLLGRSSQPSQPPVSGLRMNNTDMGNFSPWFATGSTYSAVPIPSIPDRGEQPFPIVATGGPQRLLGPTGSSNPFSSDVFRGPVLSSSPAVPFPSSFQYPVFPFGTFPLTSAAFSGGSTTYMDSSSGGKVCFPPVHTQFLGPAGAVSSHYPRPYVVSFPDGSNNSSAESSRKWGRQGLDLNAGPGVLDVEGRDETSSLPPRQLSVASSQAIADEQARMYAGGVLKRKEPEGGWDSYKQSWQ, from the exons ATGCTGCAGAAGGTGCATGATGGGAGTAGTGGTGGTGGCGGCGGTGGTGATGGTGAGGAGAGGAAATCGACGACTCGGCACATGTGGACTTGTGTCCCCACGCGTCCAGCGAATTTGATCCCAGCtgatgcttcttcttcttcttttgtttctcaGCCTAATTCATTCTTCAAG GATGGACGCAAGATCAGTGTTGGTGACTGTGCTCTTTTTAAACCGCCTCAGGATTCCCCACCTTTCATTGGTATAATCCGTTGTTTGACTACAAGTAAAGAGGATAAGTTAAAGTTAGGTGTTAACTGGCTATATCGACCTGCTGAAGTAAAGCTTGGCAAAGGCGTCCTATTGGAAGCTGCGCCAAACGAAATCTTCTATTCCTTTCATAAGGATGAGATTCCTGCTGCATCGTTACTTCATCCATGTAAAGTTGCCTTCCTTCCTAAAGGTGTTGAGCTTCCATCAGGGATTTCGTCATTCGTTTGTCGGCAGGTTTATGACATTACAAACAAGTGTTTATGGTGGCTAACTGATCAAGATTATATTAAT GAACGTCAGGAAGAAGTAGATCAGCTGTTAGAAAACACGCGAATTGAAATGCATGCGACATTGCAGCCAGGCGGGCGATctccaaagccaatgagtggTCCGACATCGACATCACAGTTAAAAGCAGGTTCAGATAGTGTTCAGAATAGTGCTTCTTCCATTCCTTCCCAAgttaagggaaagaaaagggAGCGGGGAGATCAGAGTACTGAGCCTGTCAAACGAGAGCGTACTACGAAAACAGATGATGCGGATTCTGGACATAGTAGACTGGATAGTAATTTAAAATCTGAGACTGCCAAAATTACAGAGAAAGGAGGCCTTATAGACTCTGAAGGGGTGGATAGATTGTTGCAGCTGATGCTGCCAGACAGAAATGAGAAGAAAGTAGATTTAGCCGGGCGGTCAATGCTTGCTGGTGTTATTGCAGCCACAGATAAGCATGATTGCCTTAGTCGGTTTGTGCAACTCAGGGGACTGCCCGTATTTGATGAATGGCTCCAGGAAGTTCATAAAGGGAAGATTGGTGATGCTAGTGGCCTCAAGGATGGTGATAAATCTGTTGAGGATTTTCTCTTGGTTTTACTTCGTGCACTTGATAAGCTGCCTGTAAACCTTCAGGCCCTACAGATGTGCAACATTGGTAAGTCTGTGAATCATTTGCGTACGCATAAGAACCTGGAAATCCAGAAGAAAGCTAGGAGTTTAGTTGACACATGGAAGAAACGTGTTGAGCAGGAAATGAACATCAATGATGCAAAGTCGGGTTCAAATCAGGCTGTCACCTGGAGTGGAAGATCACGCCTTCCTGAAGTTTCCCCTGGTGGGAATCGACAATCAGGTGCATCCACTGATGTTGCTGTGAAGAGCCCTGCACAGCTCTCTGCATCCAAAACTGCCCCAGTGAAAGTTGTCCAGGGTGAGAGCACTCCTCGGTCTGCATCTGCATCTCCAGGGTCTATGAAAACAGTGCCATCAACTGCGCCTGCAAGCACTAACCTAAAAGATGGTCAGGGTCGAAATGCTGTTGGTTTCGCCTCTGATCCCCCTCAGGCAACAGTGAAGGATGAGAAAAGCAGCAGTTCTAGTCAGTCCCACAATAGTCAATCTTGCTCTAGTGACCATACTAAAACTGGACTTTCCGGGAAGGAGGATGCAAGGAGCCCTACTGCTGGTTCAATGAGTGGAAATAAGACCTCAGGTGGTTCTTCACGGCATCGGAAGTCAATAAATGGCCTCCCTGGCTCTGCTTTATCTGGAGTTCAAAGGGAAAGTTGTTCAAGCAGGAGTTCCACGCAAAAACATCTGGCCTCAGAAAAACAATTGCAATCTGGATTGCCATGTGAAAAGGCACTTGATGGGCCTGTCAATGACGGTAATGGTCATAAATTGATTGTCAAGATTCCAAATCGAGTTCGCAGTCCTGCACAAAGTGCCAGTGGAGCATCATTTGAAGATCCTTCACTTTTGCATAGCAGAGCTTCTTCTCCTGTGCTTTCAGAGAAGCATGATCAGTTTGATCGTAGCTTGAAAGAAAAGAGTGATGCTTATCGAGCTAATATTACTTCAGTTGTGAAAACTGAATCATGGCAAAGTAATGATTTTAAAGATGTACTGACCGGTTCTGATGAAGGTGATGGATCACCTCCTGCCATTACAGATGAAGAGCGCTGTAGGAGTGGTGATGACAGTAAAAAGTGGACAGAAGCTAAAGCTGCTTCCACATCATCAGGGAATGAACATAAATTAGGGAATCCAGAGGAGGGTTCTTTACGCTCTATAAATGCTTTGATTGAAAGTTGTGTCAAGTACTCAGAAGCTAATGCATCTATTTCCATTGGAGATGATGGTGGAATGAACCTGCTTGCTAGTGTGGCTGCTGGAGAAATGTCCAAGTCTGATGTGGTTTCACCTGCTGATTCTCCTCAAAGAAACATGCTTGCAGTTGAACACTCCTGCTCAGGCAGTGATTCCAAAGTCAAATCATCTCCTGCAGATGACCTTGCTCGAAACCGTAGCCGGTCTAATGATGGTGCTGATGTTGAGCATGAGAAGCAGGGTTTAATTTCCAGTAATGTTGGTCCTAAAATTGTAGAAGGTAATTCAGCCTCTTTGATGTCTGAAGAGAAAGTTGTAGAAGGGCACAGTGGAAGTTTTCATTCTTCAAGTAAGGATTTGCAGCAAACTGCAGACCCATGTGTAGAAAGCAATGGAAAATCTACTGAAATGACAGTACCTGCTTCAGTGGCTTCTCCTGCAATCACAGTAGAGAAAACCATGGATGTTGAAGGAGGCAAACATCTTGAGGAGAAAAGGGCAGTTGATGGGGTGAATGCAGATGCCATTCCTGATGCTAAAGAAAAGGTGAGTGATTCTTTGTCAGATAGAGATAAGGTTGATGTGTCTGCAAGGCTAGAAGTCCATAATGAAGTCATTGAAGGCTCATCATCACACCCATCTTTAGAAATTGATGGTGACGACAAGAAGTTTGTAAACGAAGGGTTGAACAGTGGCGTGAAGACAGAGCAGAAGCCTCCTGCTTTGATGATACATTCTGAGAGTGTGAAAGGAACCAATGAAGAAGTGCTCCATCCTTCTGGTGGTGGGAAAGATCTGGTTCCCGGAAATGTCAATGAATTGAAGACTGAAAAGACTAAGGAAACAGATGTGAGAAGTAATGTTAATCTGACTGAAATACGAAGTAATATGCAGGAAGGTAATGCTCCTACAATCCCTGAGAATCAAATAGTTGGTTTGGGCTCAGCTATTACGGATCGTGAAGGTGAGTATCTGGATGAGAAGTTGGAAAGCAAAGAGCGTTTTGTGCAACGTGGTAGACCAGTTCCTCACAAGGTGTCTCGTGCATTGCCTGTGCAAGAAACAGAATGTGAGCAGTCAAGGGGGTCCAAGTTGACTGGCATGGAAGTTGATGATACTGAAGAATGTACATCTACAACTGCAGATGCTGCTTCTATGTCTGCTGCAGTGGCATCAGATATGGAGGCAAGAATGGAATTTGATTTGAATGAAGGCTTTGCTAGTGATGATGGGAAACTTGGGGAGGCAAGTAATTTGACTGCAAAAGAATGTTCAACTGCCCTTCGTTTGGTTAGCCCATTTcctatatcttctgtgactagtGGCCTTCCTGCTTCAATTACAGTGGCTGCTGCTGCAAAAGGGCCATTTGTTCCGCCAGATGACCTACTGAAGAGTAAAGGGGAACTTGGTTGGAAGGGATCAGCAGCTACTAGTGCCTTTCGTCCTGCTGAACCCCGGAAGGCTCCTGAGATGCCACATGGCACTGCAAACATTCCTCTTCCTGATGCTACAGTTGGCAAGCAGAGTCGCCCTCCATTGGATATTGACTTGAATTTTCCCGATGAAAGAATTCTTGAGGATTTGGCTTGTCGAGATTCTGCTCCTGAGCCAGGTACTTTATCTGGACCAATAAATAATCCTGAAATGGCACGTGAAGAACTAATGGGTACTGCTCCTGTTCGTTTCTCTGGAGTACTTGATCTTGATTTGAATCGTGTTGATGATGCATCTGATACGGGCAATTACTTAACTAGCAATAGTCGTAGAACGGATGTCCCACTTGTGCCAGTTAAATCATCAAGCAGTCCTCTTAATGGTGCTGTGAGTGTCCGCAGGGACTTTGATTTGAACGATGGGCCTGTTGTTGATGAGATGAGTGCTGAACCTTCACCATTTAGCCTGCTTGGTAGGAGCAGTCAGCCATCCCAACCACCTGTTTCTGGCCTTAGAATGAACAATACAGACATGGGAAATTTCTCACCATGGTTTGCCACAGGAAGCACTTATTCAGCAGTTCCTATTCCATCCATTCCTGATAGAGGGGAGCAGCCTTTCCCTATTGTTGCAACTGGTGGGCCACAGAGGTTGTTGGGTCCCACTGGTAGCAGCAACCCATTTAGTTCTGATGTTTTCAGGGGGCCAGTGTTGTCATCATCTCCTGCCGTGCCCTTCCCCTCCAGCTTTCAGTATCCCGTCTTCCCATTTGGAACCTTTCCGCTGACTTCAGCCGCTTTTTCAGGTGGTTCAACAACATACATGGATTCATCATCTGGTGGGAAGGTTTGCTTCCCTCCAGTTCATACACAGTTTTTAGGACCTGCTGGTGCAGTTTCATCCCATTACCCTAGGCCTTATGTTGTTAGCTTCCCTGATGGTAGCAATAACAGTAGTGCTGAGAGCAGTAGGAAATGGGGAAGGCAGGGGTTAGACCTCAATGCCGGGCCTGGAGTCTTAGATGTAGAAGGCAGAGATGAGACTTCTTCTCTTCCACCAAGGCAACTTTCTGTTGCCAGTTCACAGGCTATAGCAGATGAGCAAGCAAGGATGTACGCTGGTGGTGTTTTAAAGAGGAAGGAGCCTGAGGGCGGGTGGGATAGTTACAAGCAATCATGGCAATAG